One genomic region from Esox lucius isolate fEsoLuc1 chromosome 24, fEsoLuc1.pri, whole genome shotgun sequence encodes:
- the LOC109615025 gene encoding uncharacterized protein LOC109615025 produces the protein MAFRNRGTSSKLADMTLKSNLIHAGPPKRYQLVPKKQCLDDKGEEESKLRKWTIGEKDPYKVNRTVLLVGETGSGKTTMINAMVNYIMGVEREDNIWFEITNEGNKCQTESQTSEVIAYDIFGFEGCRVPYSLTIIDTPGYGDTRGFQEDRLIAERLHDLFRSPNGIDKIDAVGFVVNASTNRLSDRQKYIFDAVLSLFGKDMKNQIVALISNSDGGPAKNALQALENANIKCAKNKDNKPVHFLFNNRQTEIVTNTKQERAMSLAWDITTEGMEEFLEFLSKVAPQKLKMTVDVLTHRIQLEALVNNLQERIKMIEGKQALLKQTRNELKKHMKKIELNKNFVITVTESYKERVTIEGKWNKKAVCCIVCEENCHYPGCTLAKSPSWCEVMKNGFCTSCTGKCPVSNHVRENWRFVQKNREITKTHDDLKMKYEVHVGLAGEKVDLMACLKKELDDAVRDKARLVEESYQCVVKLEEIALSGNSLSTYVHLKFLIEKLKEKGDLEKAVRLERIQRCARKEEMNGMDYIRTALGLLWPMK, from the exons ATGGCATTCAG GAATAGGGGAACATCATCAAAACTAGCTGATATGACTTTGAAAAGCAACCTGATCCATGCAGGGCCCCCTAAACGGTATCAGCTGGTACCCAAGAAACAGTGCCTGGATGATAAAGGTGAAGAAGAATCAAAACTAAGAAAATGGACCATCGGTGAGAAAGACCCTTACAAAGTAAACAGAACTGTATTATTGGTTGGAGAGACAGGATCAGGAAAAACTACTATGATAAACGCCATGGTCAACTACATCATGGGTGTGGAGCGAGAGGACAACATCTGGTTTGAGATTACCAACGAGGGAAACAAATGTCAAACTGAAAGTCAAACTTCTGAGGTCATAGCTTATGACATCTTTGGGTTTGAGGGCTGTAGAGTCCCTTACTCTCTGACCATCATAGACACCCCAGGTTACGGAGACACCAGAGGGTTTCAAGAAGACAGGTTAATTGCTGAAAGACTGCATGATTTGTTCAGATCTCCAAATGGAATTGATAAAATTGATGCAGTGGGTTTTGTGGTGAATGCAAGTACCAATCGTCTGAGTGACAGGCAGAAGTACATCTTTGATGCAGTTTTGTCTTTATTTGGGAAAGACATGAAGAATCAAATCGTAGCTCTCATTTCAAACTCAGATGGAGGACCAGCTAAGAATGCCCTCCAGGCACTTGAAAACGCCAACATCAAATGTGCCAAAAACAAGGACAACAAACCAGTTCATTTCCTGTTCAACAACCGGCAGACAGAGATTGTAACAAATACGAAACAGGAAAGGGCCATGAGTTTAGCCTGGGATATTACCACAGAAGGCATGGAGGAGTTTTTAGAGTTCCTGAGTAAAGTAGCTCCTCAGAAGTTGAAGATGACTGTAGATGTTCTGACACATCGTATTCAGCTAGAAGCTTTGGTCAACAACCTACAGGAACGCATTAAGATGATTGAAGGGAAGCAGGCTTTGCTCAAGCAGACTCGTAATGAACTGAAGAAACATATGAAAAAGATTGAGCTAAATAAGAACTTTGTCATCACAGTCACTGAGAGCTACAAAGAGCGAGTCACCATAGAAGGCAAATGGAACAAAAAGGCAGTATGCTGCATAGTATGTGAGGAGAACTGCCATTACCCAGGATGCACCCTTGCCAAAAGCCCTTCTTGGTGTGAGGTCATGAAAAATGGTTTCTGCACCTCATGTACTGGGAAATGTCCTGTCTCCAACCATGTCAGAGAAAACTGGAGGTTTGTTCAGAAGAACAGGGAGATTACCAAAACACACGACGATCTAAAAATGAAGTATGAAGTGCACGTGGGCCTTGCTGGAGAGAAAGTCGACTTGATGGCCTGTCTGAAGAAAGAGTTGGATGATGCTGTGAGAGACAAAGCCAGATTGGTGGAGGAATCCTACCAGTGTGTTGTTAAACTAGAAGAGATTGCTTTGAGTGGGAACTCGCTGTCTACTTATGTTCATCTGAAATTCCTCATTGAGAAGCTGAAGGAGAAAGGAGACTTGGAGAAGGCTGTGAGACTGGAAAGGATTCAGCGGTGTGCCAGAAAGGAAGAAATGAATGGGATGGATTATATAAGGACCGCCCTAGGGCTTCTCTGGCCAATGAAATAA